Proteins from a genomic interval of Maylandia zebra isolate NMK-2024a linkage group LG15, Mzebra_GT3a, whole genome shotgun sequence:
- the tbx18 gene encoding T-box transcription factor TBX18 isoform X2 — protein sequence MAEKRRSPCALSVKAHAFSVEALIGAEKRRRTSGEEVVSPGFEDETDVSDVTGSPGLRADRGCTGDRGSEVECGSGGSQSDDALLESPHPAALCTAPVTGTGEETRVDLQGSDLWKRFHEIGTEMIITKAGRRMFPAMRVKITGLDPHQQYYIAMDIIPVDNKRYRYVYHSSKWMVAGNADSPVPPRVYIHPDSPASGETWMRQVISFDKLKLTNNELDDQGHIILHSMHKYQPRVHVIRKECGEELSPVRTIPAGEGTRTFSFPETVFTTVTAYQNQQITRLKIDRNPFAKGFRDSGRNRMGLEALVESYAFWRPSLRTLTFEDIPGMTKQGVPGTHAAVGASPHLLSTSPCSSPFQVCPLSPPDYTCSRPAHPLHRYSNAPEPFPPPRGPSAYEAEGFCSLPLPASQLGYLSNPTSQGYAGLRLHTPPYSLYGYTFPSSPRLAASPDKMAATANHQSAFLGSSPSGTLTDSLGVLGGGQQGFLFDSRTLGLAGSQSGGGASQVTAHMG from the exons ATGGCAGAGAAGCGCAGGTCCCCGTGCGCGCTGAGCGTCAAGGCGCATGCATTCTCAGTAGAAGCGTTGATCGGCGCGGAAAAACGCCGCAGGACGAGCGGGGAGGAGGTCGTGTCCCCCGGCTTCGAGGACGAAACAGATGTGTCTGATGTAACCGGGAGTCCGGGACTACGGGCGGACAGAGGGTGTACCGGCGACCGGGGCAGTGAAGTTGAATGTGGAAGTGGCGGATCCC AGAGCGACGACGCGCTGCTGGAGAGCCCGCACCCAGCAGCTCTGTGCACGGCGCCGGTAACCGGGACCGGAGAGGAGACCCGCGTGGACCTGCAGGGATCAGACCTGTGGAAAAGGTTCCACGAGATTGGCACGGAGATGATCATCACCAAGGCCGGACG CCGGATGTTCCCCGCTATGCGTGTGAAGATTACGGGTTTGGATCCACATCAGCAGTATTACATCGCCATGGATATAATCCCCGTGGACAATAAACGATATAG GTACGTGTATCACAGCTCCAAGTGGATGGTAGCGGGGAATGCCGACTCCCCTGTGCCTCCCAGAGTATACATCCATCCGGACTCCCCGGCCTCAGGAGAGACGTGGATGCGTCAGGTGATCAGCTTCGACAAACTCAAACTGACCAACAACGAGCTGGATGACCAAGGACAT ATCATTCTGCACTCCATGCACAAATACCAGCCGCGGGTCCATGTAATCCGTAAGGAGTGTGGAGAAGAGTTATCCCCAGTGAGGACCATCCCCGCAGGGGAAGGCACGCGCACCTTTTCGTTCCCGGAGACCGTGTTTACCACTGTCACGGCGTATCAGAACCAACAG ATTACAAGGCTGAAAATTGACAGAAACCCATTTGCCAAAGGCTTCAGAGACTCTGGCAGAAACCG gatgGGTTTGGAGGCTTTGGTTGAGTCTTATGCATTCTGGCGTCCATCCCTGCGAACACTCACATTTGAGGACATCCCTGGCATGACCAAGCAAG GAGTCCCAGGAACTCATGCAGCGGTTGGAGCATCGCCTCACCTGCTCTCCACATCCCCGTGCTCATCTCCTTTCCAAGTTTGCCCTCTCAGCCCACCGGACTACACCTGTAGCCGGCCGGCACACCCCCTCCACCGTTACAGTAACGCCCCAGAGCCATTCCCCCCACCCAGAGGTCCATCTGCGTATGAAGCCGAAGGATTCTGCTCCCTGCCTCTCCCTGCCTCTCAGCTCGGCTATCTCTCCAACCCCACCTCACAGGGCTATGCCGGCCTTCGCCTCCACACGCCGCCCTACAGCCTGTATGGTTACACATTTCCCTCTTCGCCGCGCCTCGCTGCCAGTCCTGATAAAATGGCCGCCACAGCCAATCATCAGAGTGCCTTCCTTGGCTCGTCGCCCAGTGGGACTTTAACGGACAGTCTGGGTGTGCTCGGCGGAGGACAGCAAGGCTTCTTGTTCGATTCTCGGACTTTGGGACTGGCAGGGAGCCAGTCGGGAGGCGGGGCCTCGCAGGTCACTGCTCACATGGGCTGA
- the tbx18 gene encoding T-box transcription factor TBX18 isoform X1: protein MAEKRRSPCALSVKAHAFSVEALIGAEKRRRTSGEEVVSPGFEDETDVSDVTGSPGLRADRGCTGDRGSEVECGSGGSPESDDALLESPHPAALCTAPVTGTGEETRVDLQGSDLWKRFHEIGTEMIITKAGRRMFPAMRVKITGLDPHQQYYIAMDIIPVDNKRYRYVYHSSKWMVAGNADSPVPPRVYIHPDSPASGETWMRQVISFDKLKLTNNELDDQGHIILHSMHKYQPRVHVIRKECGEELSPVRTIPAGEGTRTFSFPETVFTTVTAYQNQQITRLKIDRNPFAKGFRDSGRNRMGLEALVESYAFWRPSLRTLTFEDIPGMTKQGVPGTHAAVGASPHLLSTSPCSSPFQVCPLSPPDYTCSRPAHPLHRYSNAPEPFPPPRGPSAYEAEGFCSLPLPASQLGYLSNPTSQGYAGLRLHTPPYSLYGYTFPSSPRLAASPDKMAATANHQSAFLGSSPSGTLTDSLGVLGGGQQGFLFDSRTLGLAGSQSGGGASQVTAHMG from the exons ATGGCAGAGAAGCGCAGGTCCCCGTGCGCGCTGAGCGTCAAGGCGCATGCATTCTCAGTAGAAGCGTTGATCGGCGCGGAAAAACGCCGCAGGACGAGCGGGGAGGAGGTCGTGTCCCCCGGCTTCGAGGACGAAACAGATGTGTCTGATGTAACCGGGAGTCCGGGACTACGGGCGGACAGAGGGTGTACCGGCGACCGGGGCAGTGAAGTTGAATGTGGAAGTGGCGGATCCC CAGAGAGCGACGACGCGCTGCTGGAGAGCCCGCACCCAGCAGCTCTGTGCACGGCGCCGGTAACCGGGACCGGAGAGGAGACCCGCGTGGACCTGCAGGGATCAGACCTGTGGAAAAGGTTCCACGAGATTGGCACGGAGATGATCATCACCAAGGCCGGACG CCGGATGTTCCCCGCTATGCGTGTGAAGATTACGGGTTTGGATCCACATCAGCAGTATTACATCGCCATGGATATAATCCCCGTGGACAATAAACGATATAG GTACGTGTATCACAGCTCCAAGTGGATGGTAGCGGGGAATGCCGACTCCCCTGTGCCTCCCAGAGTATACATCCATCCGGACTCCCCGGCCTCAGGAGAGACGTGGATGCGTCAGGTGATCAGCTTCGACAAACTCAAACTGACCAACAACGAGCTGGATGACCAAGGACAT ATCATTCTGCACTCCATGCACAAATACCAGCCGCGGGTCCATGTAATCCGTAAGGAGTGTGGAGAAGAGTTATCCCCAGTGAGGACCATCCCCGCAGGGGAAGGCACGCGCACCTTTTCGTTCCCGGAGACCGTGTTTACCACTGTCACGGCGTATCAGAACCAACAG ATTACAAGGCTGAAAATTGACAGAAACCCATTTGCCAAAGGCTTCAGAGACTCTGGCAGAAACCG gatgGGTTTGGAGGCTTTGGTTGAGTCTTATGCATTCTGGCGTCCATCCCTGCGAACACTCACATTTGAGGACATCCCTGGCATGACCAAGCAAG GAGTCCCAGGAACTCATGCAGCGGTTGGAGCATCGCCTCACCTGCTCTCCACATCCCCGTGCTCATCTCCTTTCCAAGTTTGCCCTCTCAGCCCACCGGACTACACCTGTAGCCGGCCGGCACACCCCCTCCACCGTTACAGTAACGCCCCAGAGCCATTCCCCCCACCCAGAGGTCCATCTGCGTATGAAGCCGAAGGATTCTGCTCCCTGCCTCTCCCTGCCTCTCAGCTCGGCTATCTCTCCAACCCCACCTCACAGGGCTATGCCGGCCTTCGCCTCCACACGCCGCCCTACAGCCTGTATGGTTACACATTTCCCTCTTCGCCGCGCCTCGCTGCCAGTCCTGATAAAATGGCCGCCACAGCCAATCATCAGAGTGCCTTCCTTGGCTCGTCGCCCAGTGGGACTTTAACGGACAGTCTGGGTGTGCTCGGCGGAGGACAGCAAGGCTTCTTGTTCGATTCTCGGACTTTGGGACTGGCAGGGAGCCAGTCGGGAGGCGGGGCCTCGCAGGTCACTGCTCACATGGGCTGA